A single Cucumis melo cultivar AY chromosome 4, USDA_Cmelo_AY_1.0, whole genome shotgun sequence DNA region contains:
- the LOC103499264 gene encoding 4-coumarate--CoA ligase-like 6, producing MARLLSNDQFSFETPENEAAITKKIPLSERTNKYPNWYSPDTGICHSVHGYRKLPSDPFLDVVSFIFSVQFQHNGHSALIDSLTGNSISYKELFPMVKSMASGLHNLGISQGDVVLLMLPNSIFYPIIILGALYLGAVITTMFPQSSSSEIKKRITDCNVRLAFTITQKIKNFEALGIKTIGVPENTNFDLMRPMGFSSFYELISSGSDLIKRPVIRQEDTAAILFSSGTTGVSKGVMLSHRNFISTIELFVRFEASQYEYLPTKNVYLAAIPMFHIYGLSIFVMGLMSLGSSVVVMSKFDVKDVVKAIDRFKVTHFPVVPPILIALSRTAEKIGVRRFRSLKQVSCGAAASSKKTIDDFVQALSHVDFIQGYGMTESTAIGTRGFNNKKTRNYLSVGLLAPNTEAKVVDWVTGSSMPPGKTGELLLRGPGSMKGYLNNPEATMSTIDQENWLHTGDIVYFDRDGYLYVVDRLKEVIKYKGFQIAPTDLEAVVIAHPEVLDTAVAAAKDEECGEIPVAFVVKKPGSTLSQKDVVDYVAQQVAPYKKVRKVIFTESIPKSAAGKVLRRELQKHLPASKL from the exons ATGGCACGGCTCTTAAGCAATGATCAGTTCAGTTTTGAAACGCCAGAAAATGAGGCTGCTATCACTAAAAAAATTCCTCTCTCTGAACGCACCAACAAATATCCTAATTGGTATTCACCAGATACAGGAATTTGTCATAGTGTCCATGGCTACAGAAAACTTCCCTCTGATCCATTTCTTGATGTTGTCTCCTTCATCTTCTCCGTCCAGTTCCAACACAATGGACATTCGGCTCTCATTGATTCCTTAACTGGAAATTCAATATCTTACAAAGAATTGTTTCCTATGGTAAAATCCATGGCTTCTGGTCTCCATAACTTAGGTATATCACAAGGGGATGTAGTTTTGCTTATGTTACCAAATTCAATTTTCTATCCCATTATTATTTTGGGTGCCCTGTATTTGGGAGCTGTTATTACAACCATGTTTCCTCAAAGCAGCTCCTCTGAAATCAAGAAACGAATCACTGATTGCAATGTGCGTTTGGCATTTACAATAACTCAGAAAATCAAGAATTTTGAAGCATTGGGAATTAAGACAATTGGTGTACCAGAAAATACGAACTTCGACTTGATGAGGCCTATgggattttcttctttttatgaacttatttcaAGTGGTTCTGATTTGATTAAAAGACCAGTGATTAGACAAGAAGATACAGCTGCTATATTGTTTTCTTCAGGTACTACTGGAGTGAGCAAAGGGGTTATGTTATCACATAGAAATTTTATATCTACCATTGAGCTTTTCGTTCGGTTTGAAGCTTCACAGTATGAATATTTGCCTACAAAGAACGTGTATCTGGCTGCTATACCAATGTTTCATATCTATGGTCTCTCCATTTTTGTGATGGGATTAATGTCATTGGGGTCTAGTGTTGTTGTAATGAGCAAATTTGATGTCAAAGATGTGGTCAAGGCCATTGATAGATTTAAGGTCACACATTTTCCAGTTGTTCCACCTATATTGATAGCTTTGTCTAGGACTGCAGAGAAAATTGGTGTGCGTAGATTTCGAAGTTTGAAACAAGTTTCTTGTGGGGCTGCTGCTTCCAGCAAGAAGACCATAGATGATTTTGTGCAGGCTCTCTCTCATGTTGACTTCATTCAG GGATATGGCATGACAGAGTCCACAGCTATAGGAACCCGTGGTTTCAATAACAAAAAGACTAGAAATTATTTGTCGGTGGGACTTTTAGCTCCAAACACAGAAGCTAAAGTCGTCGATTGGGTTACCGGATCTTCCATGCCTCCTGGTAAAACCGGCGAACTTTTGTTACGAGGACCTGGTTCAATGAAAG GGTACTTGAATAATCCAGAAGCAACAATGTCCACTATAGACCAAGAAAATTGGCTGCATACTGGAGACATTGTCTACTTTGACCGAGATGGATACTTGTATGTTGTTGATCGTTTGAAGGAGGTTATAAAGTATAAAGGCTTTCAG ATTGCACCTACTGATTTAGAAGCTGTAGTGATCGCACATCCTGAAGTTCTTGATACTGCAGTAGCAGC GGCCAAAGATGAAGAATGTGGTGAAATTCCAGTGGCATTTGTGGTAAAGAAGCCAGGAAGTACACTCTCACAAAAGGATGTTGTTGATTACGTTGCTCAACAG GTTGCACCATATAAAAAAGTTAGAAAAGTGATTTTTACGGAATCAATACCAAAGTCTGCTGCTGGTAAAGTACTTCGAAGGGAACTACAGAAACATTTGCCAGCTTCTAAATTATGA